The following proteins are co-located in the Camelina sativa cultivar DH55 chromosome 12, Cs, whole genome shotgun sequence genome:
- the LOC104731724 gene encoding protein MEI2-like 3, translating to MNIPNGTFSRSDHFHASSDASLFSSSLPVLPHQNLNPHESYHQSVDETASGLNQFNGGIGNMLEVGDSHPIGSMLPDDEEELFSGLMDDLNLSSLPATLDDLEDYDLFGSGGGLELETDPHDSLNNTGLPRLGFADSNVDNGMPQNSFQNGVGSIAGEHPYGEHPSRTLFVRNINSNIDDSELIALFEQYGDIRTLYTACKHRGFVMISYYDIRSSRAAMRALQSKLLKRRKLDIHFSIPKDNPSEKDVNQGTLVVFNLAPSVTNRDLENIFGAYGEIKEIRETPNKRHHKFVEFFDVRSADAALKALNRTEIAGKRIKLEHSRPGGARRNMMLQINPELEQDDSHSYLNHVESPLGSSPVGNYWCNSPTDHPLQNFSKSPIFGNLSPTKSIRYPEFSSVLHSQGANPIKAASVSNDQGRRFSHLDHLFSSSSYNNASHTASTFQQPQSFGSVSSFGSLNSHPSHVETLSGSEFLWGSPSSSAWPVNPYSSNGKNHRFPYSAQKVSLHQLPHVGSAPSGFFPRSPETSSMGSVAFRGVSGNMNAQRNLRETSSPSFKMLSSPRRSQLFTGNGSYPWPVAKMASIDDPLEDGRNQQLDSNVNQVDSKIQFQLDLSKIMRGEDSRTTLMIKNIPNKYTRNMLVAAIDEKNSGTYDFLYLPIDFKNKCNVGYAFINMVSPKLIIALYEAFNGKKWDKFNSEKVASLAYARIQGKTALVAHFQNSSLMNEDRRCQPIVFDGSESRYPIILENSQLEASNSTVSHPLFGDSTHQS from the exons ATGAATATCCCAAATGGAACCTTTTCAAGATCTGATCATTTCCATGCTTCTAGTGATGCCTCCCTCTTTTCCAGCTCTTTACCTGTTCTTCCACACCAAAACC TCAACCCTCACGAGAGCTACCATCAGTCTGTGGATGAAACTGCTTCCGGCCTAAACCAATTCAATGGAGGCATTGGCAATATGCTCGAAGTTGGTGATTCACATCCAATTGGAAGCATGCTTCCCGATGATGAGGAAGAGCTTTTCTCTGGTCTAATGGATGATTTAAACTTGAGTTCTTTGCCAGCTACGTTGGATGACTTGGAAGATTATGATTTATTCGGTAGCGGAGGAGGTCTTGAATTGGAGACTGACCCACATGACAGTCTAAACAACACGGGATTACCAAGGTTGGGTTTTGCTGATTCTAACGTTGACAATGGTATGCCTCAAAACAGTTTCCAAAATGGAGTGGGATCAATTGCTGGCGAACATCCTTATGGTGAACATCCTTCAAGGACTCTTTTTGTTCGGAATATTAACAGTAACATTGACGATTCTGAATTGATAGCTCTTTTTGAG CAATATGGAGACATACGAACTCTCTATACAGCCTGCAAGCACAGGGGATTTGTAATGATCTCATATTACGATATCCGTTCTTCTAGAGCAGCTATGCGTGCATTACAAAGCAAGCTGCTTAAACGGAGGAAACTTGACATACATTTCTCAATCCCCAAG GATAATCCATCGGAGAAAGATGTTAACCAAGGAACTCTTGTGGTTTTCAACTTGGCACCATCTGTTACCAACAGAGACcttgaaaatatatttggtGCTTATGGCGAGATCAAGGAG ATACGGGAAACACCAAATAAGAGGCATCACaaatttgttgaattttttGACGTTAGATCAGCTGATGCAGCTCTCAAAGCTTTGAACAGGACTGAAATTGCTGGAAAACGTATCAAGCTTGAACATAGTCGTCCTGGTGGTGCTCGTCGAAA CATGATGTTGCAAATCAATCCGGAATTGGAGCAAGATGATTCCCACAGCTACCTAAATCATGTCGAGTCGCCTTTAGGAAGCTCTCCTGTAGGGAACTACTGGTGTAATAGTCCTACTGATCATCCTCTACAAAATTTCAGTAAGTCTCCAATATTTGGAAACTTGAGTCCAACAAAAAGCATCCGTTATCCAGAGTTTTCGTCGGTTCTGCATTCTCAAGGAGCAAATCCGATAAAGGCTGCATCGGTGAGCAATGACCAAGGAAGAAGGTTTAGCCACTTGGATCACCTGTTTTCAAGTAGCAGCTATAATAATGCAAGCCACACAGCTTCTACCTTTCAGCAACCGCAGTCCTTTGGATCTGTTTCTTCATTTGGTTCGTTAAACTCACACCCGAGTCACGTAGAAACATTATCTGGATCCGAGTTCTTGTGGGGAAGCCCTAGTTCTTCTGCCTGGCCTGTGAATCCATACTCTTCAAACGGAAAAAACCACAGGTTTCCTTATTCAGCTCAGAAAGTTTCCCTCCACCAGCTCCCTCATGTCGGATCTGCGCCATCTGGATTCTTCCCGAGGTCCCCTGAAACTTCATCAATGGGTTCAGTGGCTTTCCGAGGAGTAAGTGGTAATATGAATGCTCAAAGAAACTTGCGTGAAACTAGCTCtccaagttttaaaatgttGTCTTCTCCAAGACGTAGTCAACTGTTTACGGGCAATGGCTCTTACCCATGGCCTGTTGCTAAGATGGCTTCCATTGACGACCCATTGGAGGATGGAAGGAACCAGCAGCTTGATAGTAACGTTAACCAAGTCGACAGCAAGATACAGTTTCAGCTTGACTTGAGTAAGATTATGAGGGGTGAAGATTCACGAACAACCTTGATGATAAAAAACATCCCTAATAA GTATACCAGGAATATGCTGGTAGCTGCCATCGACGAGAAAAACAGTGGAacttatgattttttatatttgcctATTGACTTCAAG AATAAATGTAATGTGGGATATGCATTTATCAATATGGTCTCTCCTAAATTAATCATTGCATTGTACGAG GCTTTTAATGGAAAGAAATGGGATAAGTTCAACAGCGAGAAAGTAGCTTCCTTGGCTTATGCACGAATCCAAGGTAAAACTGCGCTTGTTGCTCACTTTCAGAACTCAAGCTTGATGAACGAAGATAGGAGATGCCAACCTATTGTCTTTGATGGATCAGAATCTAGATATCCG ATCATCCTGGAGAACTCTCAGCTCGAGGCATCAAATTCAACAGTTTCTCATCCTCTTTTCGGCGACAGCACGCATCAAAGCTGA
- the LOC104731727 gene encoding uncharacterized protein LOC104731727, with translation MNIRDSIEDTNEGEESETGKTKKKMSPESSIFSTILADIEENPTILEVKQMNLSAEFSIFSPIHADVDEQSPPILQNQNNKKLKKTPIDFTTTVPETLTHSDFTDFLNEELKILRSETEIRGQTSDRSVSRNPGSDRECNCVEEGKVEQREKAKFLADEVIAWLLRDMKESEISTGTEVLACNVRDGDILETIDEMLPMMIGDEDEQVNDHTDGCGRVDEFVDKVVEEIEKDGSYLHWIEDGYMFGGLLENLIRDRLREKAEKEQREVSSWISNGVAEEEKEEKKDIKEKKKKKMTTEVVIMERAEQESTVSKRDCLRRSYLVEKLRERHEDLMQRRRKAARFGLELSFLVAEFMFLIPNEFLAGETGDCSYMCTKLLGVDEDEKGTSVIIGKLEAVFRIVIWKKQNKEHDVNLPESIFRYDDFIRLCADAVRALGKIVWAMKKDHCETLKLSDLDCMCEDFENVLMKIELKLAEMKQRVYRSVSADYESFSKSERYDHLLGEKFMKRVIADNRFGRSVVGSYLVEIWRSLFQAEALQE, from the coding sequence ATGAATATCAGAGATTCTATTGAAGATACTaacgaaggagaagaaagtgaaacggggaagaccaagaagaagatgagtccTGAATCTTCAATCTTTTCAACTATTCTCGCTGATATTGAAGAGAACCCAACGATATTGGAGGTGAAACAGATGAACTTGAGCGCTGAATTCTCAATCTTTTCACCAATTCACGCTGATGTTGATGAACAGAGTCCACCGATACTGCAGAATCAGAACaacaagaaattgaagaagaccCCAATTGACTTCACGACTACGGTACCAGAAACCCTAACTCATTCAGATTTTACCGACTTTCTCAATGAAGAACTAAAGATTCTGAGATCTGAAACAGAGATCAGAGGTCAAACGAGTGATCGATCTGTTTCTCGTAACCCTGGTTCCGATAGAGAATGTAATTGTGTAGAAGAGGGGAAAGTAGAACAACGTGAAAAAGCTAAGTTTCTTGCGGATGAGGTTATTGCGTGGCTCTTGAGAGATATGAAAGAATCCGAAATCTCCACTGGTACTGAAGTCTTGGCGTGCAACGTAAGGGATGGTGACATACTCGAGACTATTGATGAGATGTTACCAATGATGattggtgatgaagatgaacaGGTGAATGATCATACAGACGGTTGTGGTCGGGTTGATGAGTTTGTTGACAAGGTGGTagaagagattgagaaagaTGGGAGTTACTTACACTGGATTGAAGATGGTTATATGTTTGGAGGGTTGCTTGAGAATCTGATAAGAGATAGATTGAGAGAGAAAGCTGAGAAGGAACAGAGAGAGGTTTCTTCATGGATCTCTAATGGggttgcagaagaagagaaagaagaaaaaaaggatattaaggagaagaagaagaagaagatgactacAGAGGTGGTCATAATGGAGAGAGCTGAACAAGAATCAACTGTGAGTAAACGTGATTGTTTAAGACGGTCGTATTTGGTTGAGAAACTGAGAGAACGACATGAGGATCTGATGCAGAGGAGAAGGAAAGCTGCTAGATTTGGATTGGAGCTTTCGTTTCTTGTGGCGGAATTTATGTTTTTGATACCTAATGAGTTTCTTGCTGGTGAAACTGGAGATTGCAGCTATATGTGTACAAAGCTACTTGGGGTCGATGAAGATGAAAAGGGTACAAGTGTAATCATAGGAAAGCTTGAGGCAGTGTTTAGGATAGTGATTTGGAAGAAGCAGAACAAGGAACATGATGTGAACCTTCCTGAATCGATTTTTAGGTATGATGATTTCATTCGTCTTTGCGCAGATGCAGTTCGAGCCTTGGGAAAGATTGTTTGGGCTATGAAAAAGGACCACTGTGAAACGCTCAAGCTTTCTGATTTGGATTGTATGTGTGAAGATTTCGAAAACGTGTTGATGAAGATAGAGCTGAAGCTAGCAGAGATGAAGCAAAGGGTTTACAGATCTGTTTCTGCGGATTATGAGTCTTTTTCAAAGTCAGAAAGGTATGATCATTTGCTCGGAGAAAAGTTCATGAAGAGGGTCATTGCTGATAATAGATTTGGGAGATCAGTGGTTGGATCTTACTTAGTAGAGATATGGCGGTCTCTGTTTCAGGCAGAGGCATTACAGGAGTAG
- the LOC104731725 gene encoding phytochrome E yields MGFESSSSAASNMKPLGGDSKPQKSNTAQYSVDAGLFADFDHSIYSGKSFNYSKSVISPPSYVPDEHITAYLSNIQRGGLVQPFGCLIAVEEPSFRILGLSENSAEFLGLLSLASTSHSGGGEFDKVKALIGTDARTLFTPSSGASLAKASSFTEISLLNPVLVHSRTTQKPFYAILHRIDAGIVMDLEPAKSADPALTLAGAVQSQKLAVRAISRLQSLPGGDIGALCDTVVEDVQRLTGYDRVMVYQFHEDDHGEVVSEIRRSDLEPYLGLHYPSTDIPQAARFLFKQNRVRMICDCNATPVKVVQSEELKRPLCLVNSTLRAPHGCHTQYMANMGSIASLALAIVIKGKDTSKLWGLVVGHHCSPRYVQFPLRYACEFLMQAFGLQLQMELQLASQLAEKKAMRTQTLLCDMLLRDTVSAIVTQSPGIMDLVKCDGAALYYKGKCWLVGVTPNEAQVKDLVNWLVDNHGDESTGLTTDSLVDAGYPGAISLGDAVCGVAAAGISSKDYLLWFRSNTARAIKWGGAKHHPKDKDDAGRMHPRSSFKAFLEVAKSKSLPWEISELDAIHSLRLIMRESFTSSRPVLSGNVVARGANELTSFVCEMVRVIETATAPIFGVDSSGCINGWNKKIAEMTGLLASEAMGKSLANEIVQEESRSALESLLCKALQGEEEKSVMLKLKKFGQNTHPDSSSDVCVLVNSCTSRDYTEKIIGVCFVGQDITSEKAITDRFIRLQGDYKTIVQSLNPLIPPIFASDENACCSEWNAAMEKLTGWSKHEVIGKMLPGEVFGVFCKVKCQDSLTKFLISLYQGIAGHNVPESSLIEFFNKEGKYIVASITANKSTNTEGKVIRCFFFLQIINRESGLNCPELKESAQSLNELTYIRQEIKNPLNGIRFSHELLESSEISASQRQFLETSDACEKQITTIIESTDLKSIEEGKLQLETEEFRVESILDTIISQVMIVLRERNSQLRVEVAEEIKTLPLYGDRSKLQLILADLMRNIVNHAPYPDSWIGIKVSRRHELTHENDHYIHLLFRMIHPGKGLPSEILSDMFETGDGWVTPDGLGLKLSRKLLERMNGRVSYVREDERCFFQVDIQVKTMLGVKSGGT; encoded by the exons ATCACTGCTTATCTGTCTAATATCCAAAGAGGCGGTCTTGTTCAGCCTTTTGGTTGTTTGATTGCTGTTGAAGAACCTAGTTTTAGGATACTTGGTCTTAGTGAGAACTCTGCTGAGTTCCTTGGTTTGTTGTCTCTTGCTTCGACCTCTCATTCTGGTGGTGGTGAGTTTGATAAAGTCAAGGCTTTGATTGGAACCGATGCAAGGACGCTTTTTACTCCTTCTTCTGGAGCTTCTTTGGctaaagcttcttcctttactGAGATTTCGCTGTTGAATCCTGTTTTGGTCCATTCTAGGACGACTCAGAAGCCTTTTTATGCTATACTTCACAGGATTGATGCTGGGATTGTCATGGATTTGGAGCCTGCTAAATCTGCTGACCCGGCTTTGACCCTTGCAGGTGCGGTTCAGTCTCAGAAGCTCGCCGTTAGGGCTATTTCTAGGCTTCAGTCACTTCCTGGAGGAGATATTGGTGCTTTGTGTGATACTGTTGTGGAAGATGTTCAGAGACTTACCGGTTATGACCGTGTTATGGTCTATCAGTTTCATGAAGATGATCATGGTGAAGTTGTTTCTGAGATCAGAAGATCTGATTTGGAGCCTTATTTGGGTTTACATTACCCTTCAACAGATATTCCTCAGGCTGCTCGGTTCTTGTTCAAACAGAACCGTGTCCGAATGATTTGTGATTGCAATGCTACTCCGGTTAAGGTTGTTCAGAGTGAGGAACTCAAGAGACCACTTTGTTTAGTCAATTCTACTCTAAGAGCTCCTCATGGTTGCCACACGCAATATATGGCAAATATGGGCTCTATAGCTTCTCTTGCACTCGCAATTGTGATAAAAGGCAAAGATACAAGCAAGCTTTGGGGATTAGTTGTAGGCCATCATTGTTCTCCTAGATACGTTCAATTCCCTTTACGTTATGCTTGTGAGTTTCTGATGCAAGCATTTGGGCTTCAGCTTCAaatggagcttcagttagcatcaCAGTTAGCTGAGAAGAAGGCTATGCGGACGCAGACTTTGTTGTGCGATATGCTTCTCCGTGATACTGTTTCAGCTATTGTGACACAATCTCCGGGTATTATGGACCTTGTGAAGTGTGATGGAGCTGCGTTATATTACAAAGGAAAATGTTGGTTGGTTGGTGTTACTCCTAATGAGGCGCAAGTTAAAGACTTGGTGAACTGGCTGGTGGATAATCACGGTGATGAGTCGACGGGTTTAACAACTGATAGCTTGGTGGATGCAGGATACCCTGGTGCCATCTCACTTGGAGATGCGGTTTGTGGTGTGGCAGCCGCGGGGATTTCTTCTAAAGATTACTTACTTTGGTTCAGATCCAATACTGCACGTGCTATCAAATGGGGAGGAGCTAAACATCATCCAAAGGATAAAGATGATGCTGGAAGAATGCATCCGAGGTCATCGTTCAAAGCGTTTCTTGAAGTAGCGAAAAGCAAAAGCTTGCCGTGGGAAATCTCAGAACTTGATGCAATCCATTCCCTGAGGCTTATAATGAGGGAGTCATTTACCAGCTCCAGGCCAGTTTTGTCTGGTAATGTTGTGGCAAGAGGTGCTAATGAGCTTACTTCTTTTGTGTGTGAAATGGTTAGGGTGATTGAAACCGCAACTGCACCTATTTTTGGTGTTGATTCTTCTGGATGTATCAATGGTTGGAACAAGAAAATCGCTGAAATGACGGGATTGCTAGCTAGTGAAGCGATGGGGAAGTCACTTGCCAATGAAATTGTTCAAGAGGAATCACGTTCAGCTCTTGAAAGTCTCTTGTGCAAAGCTCTACAAG GTGAGGAAGAGAAAAGCGTAATGCTAAAACTGAAAAAGTTTGGCCAAAACACTCAtccagattcttcttctgatgTGTGTGTTCTCGTGAATTCATGCACGAGTCGGGATTATACTGAAAAAATCATTGGTGTATGCTTTGTTGGTCAAGACATCACTAGTGAGAAAGCAATAACAGATAGATTCATCAGACTGCAAGGAGACTACAAGACTATTGTTCAAAGCTTAAATCCGTTGATTCCACCGATCTTCGCCTCAGATGAGAATGCTTGTTGTTCAGAGTGGAATGCAGCCATGGAAAAGCTTACCGGATGGTCAAAACACGAGGTGATTGGGAAAATGCTACCCGGTGAAGTCTTTGGAGTTTTTTGTAAAGTGAAATGCCAAGATTCACTCACAAAGTTCTTGATCTCTCTGTACCAAGGAATTGCTGGTCATAATGTTCCAGAGAGTTCACTGATTGAGTTCTTTAATAAGGAAGGGAAGTACATAGTAGCATCCATAACTGCGAACAAGAGCACAAACACTGAAGGGAAAGTTAtcagatgtttcttcttcttgcagatTATTAATCGAGAATCGGGTTTGAACTGCCCTGAACTGAAAGAGAGTGCTCAAAGCCTCAATGAGTTAACTTACATAAGGCAAGAAATCAAGAATCCTCTCAACGGTATCCGGTTTTCACATGAGCTTCTTGAATCCTCAGAGATTTCAGCTAGCCAAAGGCAGTTTCTGGAGACTAGTGATGCTTGTGAGAAGCAGATCACGACAATAATCGAAAGCACAGATTTAAAAAGCATCGAGGAAGG GAAGTTGCAATTGGAAACAGAGGAGTTTCGAGTTGAAAGCATCTTGGACACAATCATTAGCCAAGTGATGATTGTGTTGAGAGAGAGGAACTCACAACTCAGGGTTGAAGTTGCAGAGGAGATCAAAACTCTGCCTCTCTATGGTGACAGATCAAAACTTCAGCTCATTCTTGCTGATCTTATGCGCAACATTGTGAATCATGCCCCGTATCCAGATAGTTGGATAGGAATCAAGGTCTCACGACGCCATGAGCTTACACACGAGAATGACCACTATATCCATCTACTATTCAG GATGATACATCCAGGTAAAGGACTTCCTTCAGAGATCCTTAGTGATATGTTTGAGACTGGAGATGGATGGGTCACGCCTGATGGTTTAGGGCTTAAGCTTTCACGGAAACTTCTGGAGCGGATGAATGGTCGTGTGAGTTATGTTCGAGAAGACGAACGTTGTTTCTTTCAGGTGGATATTCAAGTCAAGACAATGTTAGGTGTTAAGTCCGGAGGAACATAG
- the LOC104731728 gene encoding uncharacterized protein LOC104731728 isoform X1, protein MPSGAKKRKAAKKKQEVEEASSTQINLKPNNNHDSRSQGERENDDGTVSSQKNYKKSGSTEEDAIRIEKDTDERIEITDSSHDHDKSSSSSSSGSSSSDDESREVKKIDDDNKETGDSVPEVIPVSSVPVEPVPIAGDAPFMGCTANAIVENTGLLDSATPSDPNSGELVVISHVDTLTDETPLPKPTEIAPEVSLASDEIRQASSGETDSDVKENEGKTSPLPESNGVPEDKRESDVVISHEEEAPVRPTHGIAQRTSWLSCCGLFDVVTGSSR, encoded by the exons ATGCCTTCAGGTGCTAAAAAAAGGAAAGCAGCTAAGAAAAAgcaagaagtagaagaagcatCTTCTACTCAAATCAATCTCAAACCCAACAACAACCATG ATTCAAGAAGCCAAGGCGAAAGGGAGAACGATGATGGTACTGTTAGCTCTCAGAAAAACTACAAGAAGTCAGGATCGACAGAGGAAGATGCTATCAGAATCGAAAAGGATACTGATGAGCGCATAGAGATCACTGATTCAAGTCATGATCATGACAAGAGCTCTAGTAGCAGCAGTAGTGGCAGCAGCAGCTCGGATGATGAGTCCAGGGAAGttaagaagattgatgatgataataaagaGACTGGTGATTCTGTTCCTGAAGTGATTCCTGTGAGTTCTGTCCCAGTTGAACCTGTGCCGATTGCTGGAGATGCTCCGTTTATGGGGTGTACTGCTAATGCGATTGTTGAGAATACCGGTTTGTTGGATTCAGCTACACCTAGTGATCCCAACTCTGGAGAACTGGTTGTAATCTCGCATGTTGATACTTTAACTGACGAGACTCCTTTGCCTAAACCAACTGAGATTGCCCCTGAAGTTTCTCTTGCATCTGATGAGATTAGGCAGGCATCTTCAGGTGAAACCGACTCTGATGTTAAAGAAAACGAGGGAAAGACATCGCCTCTTCCAGAATCCAACGGTGTCCCTGAAGACAAAAGAGAGTCTGATGTTGTCATATCTCATGAGGAAGAG GCTCCCGTGCGACCAACACATGGAATTGCGCAAAGAACCTCATGGTTAAGTTGCTGTGGCTTGTTTGATGTGGTCACTGGATCCAGTAGATAA
- the LOC104731726 gene encoding 60S ribosomal protein L32-2, whose translation MAVPLLTKKVVKKRSAKFIRPQSDRRITVKESWRRPKGIDSRVRRKFKGVTLMPNVGYGSDKKTRHYLPNGFKKFVVHNTSELELLMMHNRTYCAEIAHNISTKKRKAIVERAAQLDICVSNKLGRLRSQEDE comes from the exons atggCGGTCCCGTTGCTTACCAAGAAGGTCGTGAAGAAGAGGTCTGCTAAGTTCATCAGGCCCCAGAGCGACCGTAGAATCACCGTCAAG GAAAGCTGGAGGAGGCCAAAGGGTATTGATTCCAGGGTGAGGAGAAAGTTTAAAGGTGTGACTTTGATGCCCAATGTTGGTTACGGATCTGACAAGAAGACTCGTCACTATCTTCCCAATGGGTTCAAGAAATTCGTTGTTCACAACACAAGTGAGCTCGAGTTGTTGATGATGCACAACAGGACTTACTGCGCTGAGATTGCTCACAACATCTCCACCAAGAAGAGGAAGGCTATTGTTGAGAGAGCTGCTCAGCTAGACATTTGTGTTTCCAACAAGCTTGGTAGGCTCCGTAGCCAAGAAGAcgagtga
- the LOC104731730 gene encoding SH3 domain-containing protein 3, with protein sequence MDAFRRQASKLRDQVAKQQLAVIKQFSGTGYESSDVMVIDELEMQRHHQLDKLYRSTRSAKEFQREIVKAAETLTTIGLRHIEAGTKLSEDCCRYGNENSQNIDENILAKAAAIYGDARKHVDKEQEDFNKLLASQVLDPLRAMVAGSPLEDARHLAQRYSRMRQEAETHATEVSRRQARVREAPIPENVAKLQLAEAKMQELKANMAVLGKEATAALAAVESQQHRLTFQRLVAMVEGEKNYHLRIAAILSDIEAEMVTEKQHKESAPPAIPTENGSEKTSYFLAEVVHPFSAASEKELDLNKGDYVVVRKVSQTGWAEGECKGKAGWFPMAYIEKRQRLPTNNFAAEVY encoded by the exons ATGGATGCTTTTAGAAGACAAGCGAGTAAGCTCAGGGATCAAGTCGCAAAGCAGCAACTG GCTGTGATCAAGCAGTTCAGTGGGACTGGTTATGAAAGCTCAGATGTAATGGTGATTGATGAGCTAGAAATGCAAAGGCATCATCAGCTCGATAAGCTGTACCGCTCTACTCGTTCTGCAAAG GAGTTCCAGAGAGAAATAGTTAAAGCAGCTGAGACACTTACCACTATCGGGCTCAGACACATTGAAGCAG GAACCAAGTTGTCTGAAGACTGTTGTAGGTATGGGAACGAAAATAGTCAGAACATTGATGAGAATATTCTAGCCAAGGCTGCAGCTATATACGGTGATGCTCGGAAACATGTAGACAAAGAACAGGAAGACTTCAACAAGCTTTTGGCTTCTCAG GTTTTGGATCCTCTTAGAGCTATGGTTGCCGGTTCTCCTCTTGAGGATGCTCGTCATCTTGCTCAACGTTACAGCCGCATGAGACAAGAAGCAGAGACACAT GCAACAGAAGTCTCTAGAAGGCAGGCACGTGTAAGAGAAGCCCCGATTCCAGAAAATGTGGCAAAGCTTCAACTAGCAGAAGCAAAGATGCAAGAGCTTAAGGCAAACATGGCAGTTCTTGGTAAAGAAGCAACTGCTGCATTGGCCGCTGTTGAATCACAGCAACATAGACTCACTTTCCAGAGGCTTGTGGCTATG GTTGAAGGGGAGAAAAATTATCACTTGAGAATAGCAGCAATCCTTAGTGACATTGAAGCAGAG ATGGTAACTGAGAAACAACACAAAGAATCTGCTCCTCCTGCGATTCCAACAGAGAACGGCTCAGAGAAAACATCATACTTTTTAGCTGAA GTTGTCCATCCGTTTTCCGCTGCGTCAGAGAAAGAGCTAGACTTGAACAAAGGAGATTACGTCGTTGTCCGCAAG GTGAGCCAAACCGGTTGGGCTGAAGGAGAATGCAAAGGCAAAGCTGGTTGGTTTCCTATGGCTTACATTGAGAAACGACAGAGACTTCCTACAAACaactttgctgctgaagtttaCTGA
- the LOC104731728 gene encoding uncharacterized protein LOC104731728 isoform X2, with translation MDSRSQGERENDDGTVSSQKNYKKSGSTEEDAIRIEKDTDERIEITDSSHDHDKSSSSSSSGSSSSDDESREVKKIDDDNKETGDSVPEVIPVSSVPVEPVPIAGDAPFMGCTANAIVENTGLLDSATPSDPNSGELVVISHVDTLTDETPLPKPTEIAPEVSLASDEIRQASSGETDSDVKENEGKTSPLPESNGVPEDKRESDVVISHEEEAPVRPTHGIAQRTSWLSCCGLFDVVTGSSR, from the exons ATGG ATTCAAGAAGCCAAGGCGAAAGGGAGAACGATGATGGTACTGTTAGCTCTCAGAAAAACTACAAGAAGTCAGGATCGACAGAGGAAGATGCTATCAGAATCGAAAAGGATACTGATGAGCGCATAGAGATCACTGATTCAAGTCATGATCATGACAAGAGCTCTAGTAGCAGCAGTAGTGGCAGCAGCAGCTCGGATGATGAGTCCAGGGAAGttaagaagattgatgatgataataaagaGACTGGTGATTCTGTTCCTGAAGTGATTCCTGTGAGTTCTGTCCCAGTTGAACCTGTGCCGATTGCTGGAGATGCTCCGTTTATGGGGTGTACTGCTAATGCGATTGTTGAGAATACCGGTTTGTTGGATTCAGCTACACCTAGTGATCCCAACTCTGGAGAACTGGTTGTAATCTCGCATGTTGATACTTTAACTGACGAGACTCCTTTGCCTAAACCAACTGAGATTGCCCCTGAAGTTTCTCTTGCATCTGATGAGATTAGGCAGGCATCTTCAGGTGAAACCGACTCTGATGTTAAAGAAAACGAGGGAAAGACATCGCCTCTTCCAGAATCCAACGGTGTCCCTGAAGACAAAAGAGAGTCTGATGTTGTCATATCTCATGAGGAAGAG GCTCCCGTGCGACCAACACATGGAATTGCGCAAAGAACCTCATGGTTAAGTTGCTGTGGCTTGTTTGATGTGGTCACTGGATCCAGTAGATAA